From a region of the Panicum virgatum strain AP13 chromosome 2K, P.virgatum_v5, whole genome shotgun sequence genome:
- the LOC120681681 gene encoding zinc-finger homeodomain protein 1-like → MDFVDHDDVDEEMTPMPVSSSYETPPLAAGFGGAAPPKPPGEPVPLAKAPGGHGGGGRYRECLKNHAVNIGGHAVDGCGEFMAAGEEGTLDALRCAACNCHRNFHRKESPTSEGSHVSPAALVAYGAAPHHQFSPYYRTPAGYFHHHQPLHMAAAAAAHAPRPLALPATSHSGRDDGEDLPGMAGPMSTMVPLGGMSLGGGAGPSGSGGSGSGKKRFRTKFTQEQKDRMLAFAERVGWRIQKHDEAAVQQLCDEVGVKRHVLKVWMHNNKHTLGKKP, encoded by the coding sequence ATGGACTTCGTTGaccacgacgacgtcgacgagGAGATGACGCCGATGCCCGTGAGCTCCAGCTACGAGACCCCGCCGCTGGCGGCCGggttcggcggcgcggcgccgcccaAGCCGCCCGGCGAGCCCGTCCCCCTCGCCAAGGCCCCggggggccacggcggcgggggcaggtaCCGCGAGTGCCTCAAGAACCACGCCGTCAACATCGGCGGCCACGCCGTGGACGGGTGCGGCGAGTtcatggccgccggcgaggagggcaCGCTCGACGCGCTCCGCTGCGCCGCGTGCAACTGCCACCGCAACTTCCACCGCAAGGAGTCCCCGACCTCCGAGGGCTCGCACGTCTCCCCCGCCGCGCTGGTCGCCtacggcgccgcgccgcaccaccAGTTCTCGCCCTACTACCGCACCCCGGCCGGCTacttccaccaccaccagccgctccacatggccgcggcggccgccgcgcacgcgccgcgGCCGCTGGCGCTGCCGGCCACCTCCCACAGCGggcgcgacgacggcgaggaccTGCCCGGGATGGCCGGGCCCATGTCGACCATGGTCCCGCTGGGCGGCATgtccctgggcggcggcgccgggccctCCGGCTCGGGCGGGTCCGGGTCCGGCAAGAAGCGGTTCCGCACTAAGTTCACGCAGGAGCAGAAGGACAGGATGCTGGCGTTCGCGGAGCGCGTGGGGTGGCgcatccagaagcacgacgagGCCGCCGTGCAGCAGTTATGCGACGAGGTCGGCGTCAAGCGCCACGTGCTCAAGGTGTGGATGCACAACAACAAGCACACCCTTGGCAAGAAGCCGTAG